The following proteins are co-located in the Silene latifolia isolate original U9 population chromosome 1, ASM4854445v1, whole genome shotgun sequence genome:
- the LOC141590456 gene encoding pleckstrin homology domain-containing protein 1-like gives MDSLWQAISPASPSLRDYNDVEFWLNPEREGWLSKQGEFLKTWRRRWFVMKQGKLLWFKQPSDVTPIAVPRGVVHVGRCQVVKGAEDEIHKAHSFVVYIDGWPTYFVADSDKEKEEWVSSIGRVIVQHSGAGTPEIHNY, from the coding sequence atggACAGCTTGTGGCAAGCAATAAGCCCGGCTTCGCCAAGTCTACGAGACTACAACGACGTCGAATTCTGGCTCAACCCAGAACGCGAGGGTTGGCTATCAAAGCAAGGCGAATTCCTCAAGACATGGAGACGCCGTTGGTTTGTAATGAAACAAGGGAAGCTATTGTGGTTTAAGCAGCCATCTGATGTTACACCGATAGCCGTTCCACGTGGCGTAGTCCACGTGGGACGGTGCCAGGTTGTTAAAGGTGCAGAGGATGAAATCCATAAAGCGCATTCGTTCGTTGTGTATATTGACGGGTGGCCTACGTATTTTGTTGCTGACTCGGATAAGGAGAAGGAAGAATGGGTTAGTTCTATTGGCCGTGTTATTGTTCAGCACTCCGGCGCAGGGACGCCTGAAATTCATAATTACtag
- the LOC141590466 gene encoding pleckstrin homology domain-containing protein 1-like: MDRFLQMISPPPRRSDYNNIEFWVDPERVGWLSKQGEYLKFWRRRWFVLKQGKMVWFMNPSDVTSTAVPRGVFHVDRCQVVTSAVDDIHKDYSLKMYIDGFPTYLVAESEKEKDEWVSSIGRVIVQYSGAGIPEVDHYR, translated from the coding sequence ATGGACAGATTCCTGCAAATGATAAGTCCGCCGCCAAGGCGATCCGACTACAACAACATCGAGTTCTGGGTCGACCCAGAGAGAGTTGGGTGGCTGTCAAAACAAGGTGAGTACCTCAAATTCTGGAGACGTCGCTGGTTTGTATTGAAACAGGGCAAAATGGTGTGGTTCATGAACCCCTCAGATGTCACCTCAACCGCTGTGCCTCGTGGTGTATTCCACGTAGACCGGTGCCAGGTTGTCACAAGCGCAGTGGATGATATACATAAAGATTACTCACTGAAAATGTATATTGATGGTTTTCCCACGTACCTCGTTGCTGAGTCGGAAAAAGAGAAGGACGAGTGGGTTAGCTCTATTGGTCGTGTCATTGTTCAATACTCTGGAGCTGGTATCCCTGAGGTTGACCACTATCGTTAA
- the LOC141615647 gene encoding zinc finger CCCH domain-containing protein 25, whose protein sequence is MNPLTLVRRTQNINAKEAELGISDEASWHANYKDSAYVFVGGIPYDLTEGDLLAVFAQYGEIVDVNLVREKSTGKSKGFAFVAYEDQRSTTLAVDNLNGAQIAGRTIRVDHVANYKKKEEEDEETERQKREERGVCRAFQRGECKYGDSCKFSHDEQRAADTGWGPEEERKARSALDKLDKRSTDHKRSRDAPPSRAPEEKRHNAYDRPSFAEKKITKTDEDIGDRAKPLKYEDRDKRTVEKRSSRYEPESKKSRDRDEKEEMKTKRHDSQGRDTRDERDRDRSRDRGRDRDKDVRAKDGDRKKQSSQTRDYPSKHHRDHETENSRQGRRDDDYHRSRR, encoded by the exons ATGAATCCGTTAACCCTAGTACGAAGAACACAAAACATAAATGCAAAAGAAGCAGAATTGGGGATTTCCGATGAAGCTTCATGGCATGCTAATTACAAAGATTCAGCTTATGTTTTCGTTGGCGGCATCCCTTATGATCTCACTGAAGGCGATCTTCTTGCTGTTTTTGCTCA GTATGGAGAAATCGTGGATGTTAATCTGGTTAGGGAAAAGTCCACGGGTAAATCTAAAGGTTTTGCATTTGTTGCATACGAGGATCAAAGAAGCACAACCCTTGCTGTAG ATAACCTAAATGGCGCTCAGATAGCTGGTAGAACTATACGGGTTGATCATGTTGCTAACtacaaaaagaaagaagaagaggatgaagaaACAGAGAGACAAAAAAGGGAGGAAAGAGGTGTATGTCGTGCCTTCCAGAGGGGTGAATGCAAGTATGGCGATTCATGCAAATTCTCTCATGATGAGCAA AGAGCTGCAGACACTGGATGGGGTCCGGAGGAGGAGAGAAAGGCGAGGTCGGCCCTTGACAAGCTTGACAAACGTTCAACAGATCATAAAAGATCACGTGATGCTCCACCTAGTCGTGCTCCTGAGGAAAAACGACATAATGCTTATGATAGGCCATCTTTTGCTGAAAAGAAAATTACTAAAACTGACGAGGACATTGGTGACAGGGCCAAGCCCTTAAAATACGAAGATCGGGACAAACGAACTGTTGAGAAAAGATCATCAAGGTATGAACCAGAATCAAAAAAGTCTAGAGATCGTGATGAGAAGGAAGAGATGAAAACCAAGAGGCACGATTCACAAGGTAGGGACACTCGAGACGAGCGGGATAGAGACAGGAGCAGAGATCGGGGGAGAGACAGAGACAAGGATGTGAGAGCCAAAGACGGAGATAGGAAGAAGCAATCATCCCAAACTAGAGACTATCCTTCTAAACATCATAGAGACCATGAGACTGAAAATTCCCGGCAAGGTAGACGCGACGATGATTACCATAGATCACGTAGATAG
- the LOC141590472 gene encoding uncharacterized protein LOC141590472 has product MCREEGAMFMIGCWAIWEHRNKVIFDNVEVIPEEVVRRARDVALEGVGEDGGVRIGGRRNEQGDSRGADDSGWRPARMGFVKINVDAGVKEDEGVNTGVVCRDENGEVMWGVSISRSQNWEVQFAEATAILDGLEEAAARGLRKVEIESDCLPVVEAIRDKKLGRCMFHQLLEDIINFSLSFESVIWSYVSRVNNCVAHALAHCVPRVVGKVIWEDGLPSSANSAVMFDRLLIE; this is encoded by the coding sequence ATGTGCAGGGAGGAGGGAGCGATGTTCATGATAGGATGTTGGGCCATTTGGGAACACCGTAATAAAGTAATCTTTGACAATGTGGAGGTGATTCCGGAGGAAGTGGTGAGACGGGCGAGAGATGTTGCACTGGAAGGGGTTGGGGAGGATGGAGGTGTGAGGATAGGAGGACGGCGAAACGAACAAGGGGACTCTAGAGGTGCGGATGACTCGGGATGGAGACCGGCGCGAATGGGGTTTGTCAAGATAAATGTAGATGCGGGTGTGAAAGAGGATGAAGGAGTGAACACGGGCGTGGTATGTCGGGATGAAAATGGCGAAGTGATGTGGGGCGTGTCGATTAGTCGGAGCCAGAATTGGGAGGTTCAGTTCGCAGAAGCAACCGCGATACTGGATGGCCTCGAAGAAGCAGCTGCACGTGGACTCCGTAAGGTGGAAATTGAGAGTGACTGTTTACCGGTGGTAGAAGCTATTCGAGATAAAAAGCTGGGACGATGCATGTTTCATCAATTACTGGAGGATAttattaattttagtctttctttcgagtCTGTTATTTGGTCTTACGTTAGTCGAGTGAATAATTGTGTCGCTCATGCTTTAGCTCATTGCGTTCCACGAGTCGTAGGAAAGGTTATATGGGAGGATGGTCTTCCATCGTCCGCGAACTCTGCTGTTATGTTTGATCGTTTATTAATTGAGTAA